The following coding sequences are from one Triticum aestivum cultivar Chinese Spring chromosome 5A, IWGSC CS RefSeq v2.1, whole genome shotgun sequence window:
- the LOC123102075 gene encoding protein YABBY 6 yields MSSSGQITPAEEVCYVHCNFCNTVLAVSVPGNSMLNIVTVRCGHCTNLLSVSLRGQMHSPVPPAPQVQESSLSKPNGMNSFIRDHSSVYNNPEFGSSSSSSSSKFRMPTMMFSSQNDLLQEQTLHARPPEKRQRVPSAYNRFIKEEIRRIKANNPDISHREAFSTAAKNWAHYPNIHFGLNPERDDGKRLAVDDAAPAAKKIHGFCS; encoded by the exons ATGTCGTCGTCGGGCCAGATCACGCCGGCAGAAGAAGTCTGCTACGTCCACTGCAACTTCTGCAACACCGTACTCGCG GTGAGTGTCCCTGGGAACAGCATGCTCAACATTGTGACAGTCCGGTGTGGGCACTGCACAAACCTACTTTCCGTGAGCCTGAGAGGGCAGATGCACTCACCAGTCCCTCCCGCACCACAGGTCCAG GAGAGTAGCCTGAGCAAGCCCAATGGCATGAACAGCTTCATTCGCGATCACAGCAGCGTCTACAATAACCCGGAGTTTGGTtcgtcttcttcttcatcgtcgtcCAAATTCCGGATGCCGACGATGATGTTCTCGTCGCAAAACGATCTGCTGCAGGAACAAACGCTGCACGCACGTC CTCCGGAGAAGAGGCAGCGTGTTCCTTCGGCGTACAACAGATTCATCAA GGAAGAGATACGAAGGATCAAAGCAAACAACCCCGACATTAGCCACAGGGAAGCCTTCAGCACTGCCGCAAAGAAC TGGGCACATTACCCAAACATCCATTTTGGTCTAAACCCCGAGCGCGACGATGGCAAGAGGCTGGCCGTCGACGATGCCGCGCCGGCTGCCAAGAAGATCCACGGTTTCTGTTCATAG